One Tunturibacter gelidoferens genomic region harbors:
- a CDS encoding efflux RND transporter periplasmic adaptor subunit, protein MTNQTQATPPPTTETSRDSIKWFLLIPVVLCIFGAVTFFLRAQDAKKLTAGTNALDTEPVTLTHAQQGAPDSEITLPSTLQGYSDSPVYARTSGYIAHWYADIGTHVHQGELLAQIESPEVDQELNQARAALSQTQANLVLAGITAKRYQELIPTNAVAQQEVDQNNQNLDAQKAGVQAATANVNRLEQLQGFEKVVAPFDGVITQRRTDVGDLINAGNSGMGAELFRISKINIVRVFVPVPESYSDQISDGLKATLELIALPGQQFEGTVTRSSHSIALDSHTLLTEIDVPNPSGKLLPGAYAEVHIHLSAPVKHLVVPVGAILFQSAGPQIAIVNGTNQIELRKVALGRDFGNTIEITNAITESDRIVASPPDYLVNGMHVTIQPASGGEKS, encoded by the coding sequence ATGACAAATCAAACGCAGGCAACACCACCACCCACAACTGAAACCAGCCGAGACAGCATCAAGTGGTTCCTCCTCATCCCCGTAGTCCTCTGCATCTTCGGGGCGGTTACCTTCTTCCTGCGCGCTCAGGATGCCAAAAAACTGACCGCAGGTACCAACGCACTCGATACCGAACCGGTAACTCTCACTCACGCGCAACAAGGTGCGCCCGACAGTGAGATCACCCTGCCTTCTACGCTTCAGGGATATTCCGATTCCCCCGTCTACGCTCGCACCAGCGGTTACATTGCCCACTGGTATGCGGATATCGGAACCCATGTTCACCAGGGCGAACTTCTGGCCCAGATCGAATCGCCCGAGGTCGATCAGGAGCTGAACCAGGCACGAGCAGCCCTGAGCCAGACCCAGGCAAACCTCGTACTGGCCGGCATCACCGCCAAGCGGTATCAGGAACTGATCCCAACAAACGCCGTCGCTCAACAGGAAGTCGATCAGAATAATCAAAATCTCGACGCTCAGAAGGCCGGCGTGCAGGCAGCGACCGCCAATGTCAATCGCCTGGAACAACTGCAGGGCTTCGAAAAGGTTGTCGCCCCGTTCGACGGCGTCATCACCCAACGTCGCACAGACGTCGGCGACCTCATCAACGCAGGCAATAGCGGCATGGGGGCTGAGCTCTTCCGCATCTCCAAAATCAACATCGTGCGTGTCTTTGTGCCTGTTCCAGAGAGCTACAGCGACCAGATCTCGGACGGTCTGAAAGCGACTCTGGAACTGATAGCCCTGCCAGGCCAGCAGTTTGAAGGAACCGTCACCAGAAGTAGTCACTCGATTGCGTTAGACTCTCACACCCTGCTCACCGAGATCGACGTCCCCAATCCGTCCGGCAAGCTGCTGCCAGGCGCATACGCAGAGGTGCACATCCACCTTAGCGCGCCCGTGAAGCACTTGGTTGTGCCGGTCGGAGCCATCCTCTTTCAGTCCGCAGGACCACAGATCGCCATCGTCAACGGGACCAATCAGATTGAGTTGCGCAAGGTAGCTTTAGGACGCGACTTCGGCAATACGATCGAAATCACCAATGCCATCACCGAGAGCGATCGGATCGTCGCCAGCCCGCCCGATTATCTGGTGAACGGAATGCATGTCACTATCCAACCAGCCTCTGGCGGCGAGAAGAGCTAA
- a CDS encoding efflux transporter outer membrane subunit: MTVMIAGCMVGPNYHVPSAPVPPAFNGSTTGTSSETIPPAAISYSDWWKVFHDPVLDDFEIQSDSANRDIKIAIAHVDEATALTASARSYLLPTVGAAPGVSRTREAQNRPNNGNTNGHAATYNDIVMPLVASYEVDAWGRLRRSLQAARATQQASEADLRFVRLETETTIAIDYYSLRESDQELRILDRTLADLQQGFDLTTSRFQHGLSSDLEVAQAKTLLDQTAAEKQALEIQRAQLEHALAVLLGRTVESLSVPILPDNPTPPEIPVGLPADLLTRRPDIAESDRNVAAATARIGVAKAAYFPQISLTGLVGYESTNAVSLLNWQNTIASLAASATAPIFTGGRLRAGVDQAQAAYRESLAQYEKTVLVSYQEVEDQLSALQYLSNQSRSQALAVADSERTEQIAMQRYKAGLVSYLDVVFAQQSVLSNERTSSQIAGQRMTASVVLIKSLGGGWTGSKTP, encoded by the coding sequence ATGACCGTAATGATCGCGGGATGTATGGTTGGGCCTAACTATCACGTGCCATCCGCGCCGGTCCCACCAGCATTCAATGGGAGTACTACTGGAACATCCTCTGAGACCATCCCACCGGCTGCCATCTCATATAGCGATTGGTGGAAGGTCTTTCACGACCCGGTGCTCGACGATTTCGAGATCCAAAGCGACTCAGCAAATCGAGACATAAAAATTGCCATCGCGCATGTAGATGAAGCGACAGCCCTCACCGCTTCCGCGCGTTCTTATTTGCTCCCGACCGTGGGCGCTGCGCCTGGAGTCTCTCGTACACGCGAGGCGCAGAATCGTCCGAATAACGGAAATACCAACGGACATGCCGCAACTTATAACGATATTGTGATGCCCTTGGTTGCAAGTTATGAAGTCGACGCATGGGGACGCCTGAGGCGATCGCTTCAGGCCGCGCGTGCCACACAACAGGCATCGGAGGCCGACCTAAGATTCGTTCGCCTGGAGACCGAGACAACCATAGCCATCGATTACTACAGTCTTCGTGAGAGCGATCAGGAACTCCGGATTCTCGATCGGACGCTGGCTGACCTTCAGCAAGGATTCGATCTCACCACGAGCCGCTTTCAACATGGTCTGAGCAGTGACCTGGAGGTAGCGCAGGCAAAGACGCTTCTCGATCAGACAGCCGCCGAGAAGCAAGCGCTCGAGATTCAGCGCGCGCAGCTGGAACATGCACTTGCCGTCTTGCTGGGGCGCACAGTGGAGAGCCTGTCTGTTCCGATCCTGCCCGACAACCCTACGCCGCCAGAGATTCCAGTTGGATTGCCGGCTGATCTACTTACGAGACGACCCGACATCGCGGAGTCGGATCGCAATGTTGCTGCTGCGACTGCCCGCATCGGCGTTGCAAAGGCTGCATACTTTCCCCAGATCTCGCTTACAGGTCTGGTCGGCTACGAAAGCACCAACGCCGTCAGTCTGCTGAATTGGCAAAACACCATCGCATCTCTCGCCGCCTCTGCGACTGCTCCCATATTTACGGGAGGGAGGCTGCGAGCGGGAGTCGATCAAGCACAGGCAGCCTATCGCGAGTCACTCGCCCAATACGAGAAAACAGTCCTTGTCTCTTATCAGGAGGTCGAGGACCAGCTATCGGCGCTCCAGTACCTCTCTAACCAATCCCGTTCGCAGGCGCTGGCAGTGGCCGATTCCGAGCGCACAGAACAGATTGCGATGCAACGCTACAAGGCCGGACTCGTCAGCTATCTTGATGTCGTCTTTGCGCAGCAGAGCGTCTTGTCCAATGAGCGAACTTCTTCCCAGATCGCCGGCCAGCGAATGACTGCCTCCGTGGTCCTCATCAAATCTCTTGGCGGAGGATGGACCGGATCCAAAACACCCTAA